Proteins encoded in a region of the Variovorax sp. PAMC 28711 genome:
- a CDS encoding LLM class flavin-dependent oxidoreductase has product MVPLSILDLSPVCEGSDAAQSFRNSLALAQHGEKFGYTRYWLAEHHGMPGIASAATAVLLSYVGAGTRTIRIGAGGVMLPNHSPLVIAEQFGTLESLYPGRIDLGLGRAPGSDQRTAQALRRDLQSDSDQFPQDVVELMDFMSKSPRQPVMAVPGRGLEVPIWILGSSTFGAQLAAHLGLPYAFASHFAPQQMMQAIRIYRETFKPSAQLQKPHVMLGFNVFAADTDAEANFRASSWQQAFVNLRSGRPGRLPPPVKNYRGTVGPAENALLDSVLSCSAVGSVETVRAGMRAFVERTGADELMVTSQVFDHAARLRSYELLAGIRDEAGQPALSTV; this is encoded by the coding sequence ATGGTTCCTCTTTCCATCCTCGATCTGTCCCCGGTTTGCGAAGGCAGCGATGCCGCGCAATCGTTTCGCAACTCGCTCGCGCTCGCTCAGCACGGCGAAAAGTTCGGCTACACCCGCTACTGGCTGGCTGAACACCACGGCATGCCGGGCATCGCCAGCGCGGCGACTGCCGTGCTGCTGTCGTATGTCGGCGCAGGCACCCGGACCATTCGCATCGGCGCCGGTGGCGTGATGCTGCCCAACCATTCGCCGCTGGTGATCGCCGAGCAGTTCGGCACGCTGGAATCGCTCTACCCCGGCCGTATCGACCTCGGCCTCGGCCGCGCGCCGGGCTCCGATCAGCGCACGGCGCAAGCGCTGCGGCGCGATCTGCAGTCCGATTCGGACCAGTTCCCGCAGGACGTGGTCGAGCTGATGGATTTCATGTCGAAATCGCCGCGCCAGCCGGTGATGGCGGTGCCGGGCCGGGGGCTCGAAGTGCCGATCTGGATCCTCGGCTCCAGCACCTTCGGCGCGCAGCTCGCCGCGCACCTGGGCTTGCCCTACGCCTTCGCGTCGCATTTCGCGCCGCAGCAGATGATGCAGGCGATCCGCATCTATCGTGAAACCTTCAAGCCCTCCGCGCAGTTGCAGAAACCGCACGTCATGCTCGGCTTCAACGTGTTCGCAGCCGACACCGACGCGGAGGCGAACTTCCGCGCCAGCTCATGGCAGCAGGCTTTCGTGAACCTGCGCAGCGGCCGGCCCGGGCGACTGCCGCCGCCGGTCAAGAACTACCGCGGCACGGTCGGTCCGGCGGAGAACGCGCTGCTCGACTCGGTGCTGTCGTGTTCGGCGGTGGGCTCGGTCGAGACGGTGCGCGCCGGCATGCGGGCCTTCGTCGAGCGCACGGGCGCCGACGAATTGATGGTCACCTCACAGGTGTTCGACCACGCGGCGCGGCTGCGCTCCTACGAATTGCTGGCCGGCATCCGCGACGAAGCGGGCCAGCCGGCGCTGTCGACCGTGTAG
- the ssb gene encoding single-stranded DNA-binding protein, translating into MASVNKVILVGNLGRDPETRTFPSGDQICNATLATTDKWKDKQSGEMKEATEWHRLVFNGRLAEIAAQYLRKGSQIYVEGQIRTRKYQDKDGVEKYATDIRVDQMQMLGSRQGMGGPQGGGDDDGGYSQGGGGGGYAPRAPAAAPRAAAPAPRQAPAKSSSGFDDMDDDIPF; encoded by the coding sequence ATGGCATCGGTCAACAAAGTCATCCTCGTCGGCAACCTTGGCCGCGATCCAGAAACCAGAACCTTCCCGAGCGGAGACCAGATCTGCAATGCCACGCTGGCCACCACCGACAAGTGGAAGGACAAGCAGAGCGGCGAGATGAAGGAAGCGACCGAGTGGCACCGGCTCGTGTTCAACGGCCGGCTCGCTGAGATTGCCGCACAGTACCTGCGCAAGGGTTCACAGATCTATGTCGAAGGCCAGATCCGCACGCGCAAGTACCAGGACAAGGACGGCGTCGAAAAATATGCCACCGACATCCGTGTCGACCAGATGCAGATGCTGGGCAGCCGCCAGGGCATGGGCGGGCCGCAAGGTGGCGGTGACGACGACGGCGGCTATTCGCAAGGCGGTGGCGGCGGCGGCTACGCCCCGCGCGCGCCTGCCGCGGCACCCCGCGCCGCAGCGCCGGCCCCGCGCCAGGCGCCGGCCAAGTCGTCGTCGGGCTTCGACGACATGGACGACGACATTCCGTTCTGA
- a CDS encoding FxLYD domain-containing protein encodes MVLDPDSLRCGECGGDVLKRIAPRQYLCKHCRSIATVDEAAVRLQLDLRFREQKAARQLAMARQQRRDRLADFAILATIVLLVGAALSYAWFDAHRAPGRPSQAVQQGASVDRLKLDGLRMVVTDKGQHPARPGLWAMARNEGSEPVEAPLVTAVFFRGERRIGEASERVAGGVLAPGESAPVLIDLPRDATSTRQEVQAEGRQVAQRYVTGPRLRLSRPRLVRQANVVRLVGRVVGRDDTAVESCDVLVTVYDATGAVIGFGTAQLGEIKPGEEAAIDVRIERFGNGAAIAAWDYRIGYRVPAPAGDSVDVVAPDRVVRTDEAPEALSLDQPATVEALLADDETRADTARLEPAVRMVARAGDRRPMVLTELVNHARQSILVAPTALIARLEGREPDSVLRIAAPVYLYPGERYPVLLDADRFERLGSDLPVGRRPLPGARAPLEIRVTGRRLPATVAVPMAAQGFAQRMVEVRGEVRNTGTAVVRRTRLWVTLRDRSGRLTGFRQVRNLPVLAPDERAAFELKIEQLGADFASVGTLYQTE; translated from the coding sequence ATGGTCCTCGATCCTGATTCGCTCCGCTGCGGCGAGTGCGGCGGCGATGTGCTCAAGCGCATCGCACCCCGCCAATACCTCTGCAAACACTGTCGTTCGATCGCCACGGTCGACGAGGCTGCCGTTCGTCTGCAACTCGACCTCCGCTTTCGCGAGCAGAAAGCGGCGCGTCAACTGGCGATGGCCCGTCAGCAGCGCCGCGATCGCCTCGCCGACTTCGCGATCCTCGCGACGATCGTGTTGCTGGTCGGCGCCGCGCTTTCCTACGCCTGGTTCGACGCCCATCGTGCGCCGGGCAGGCCATCGCAGGCGGTGCAGCAGGGCGCGTCGGTCGATCGCCTGAAACTGGACGGGTTGCGCATGGTCGTGACCGACAAGGGTCAGCACCCCGCTCGGCCCGGCCTGTGGGCGATGGCGCGCAACGAGGGGAGCGAGCCGGTGGAAGCGCCGCTCGTCACCGCAGTGTTCTTTCGCGGCGAACGCCGGATCGGCGAGGCCAGCGAACGCGTGGCCGGCGGCGTGCTGGCACCGGGCGAGTCGGCGCCGGTGCTGATCGATTTGCCGCGCGACGCCACCAGCACGCGGCAGGAAGTGCAGGCCGAAGGGCGCCAGGTGGCGCAGCGCTATGTGACAGGCCCCCGGCTGCGGCTGTCGCGGCCACGGCTGGTCCGGCAGGCCAACGTGGTGCGCCTTGTCGGCCGTGTCGTCGGACGTGACGACACGGCGGTTGAGTCGTGCGACGTGCTGGTCACCGTCTATGACGCGACGGGCGCGGTGATCGGCTTCGGCACCGCGCAATTGGGCGAGATCAAGCCAGGCGAAGAAGCTGCCATCGACGTGCGCATCGAACGCTTCGGCAATGGCGCCGCGATTGCCGCCTGGGACTACCGGATCGGCTACCGCGTGCCAGCACCGGCGGGCGATTCGGTCGACGTGGTGGCGCCCGATCGCGTGGTCCGTACCGACGAGGCGCCCGAAGCGCTGTCCCTCGACCAACCGGCGACCGTCGAGGCGCTGCTCGCCGACGACGAAACGCGGGCCGACACCGCGCGGCTGGAGCCCGCAGTGCGGATGGTGGCGCGCGCCGGCGACCGGCGCCCGATGGTGCTGACCGAGCTGGTCAACCACGCCCGGCAATCGATCCTGGTCGCCCCGACGGCCCTGATCGCGCGGCTCGAGGGACGTGAGCCCGACAGCGTCTTGCGCATCGCCGCTCCGGTGTACCTCTACCCCGGCGAGCGCTATCCAGTGTTGCTCGATGCCGACCGCTTCGAGCGCCTGGGCAGCGATCTGCCGGTCGGCCGGCGCCCGTTGCCGGGCGCGCGCGCGCCACTCGAGATCCGGGTCACGGGGCGGCGCCTGCCCGCGACCGTCGCAGTCCCGATGGCGGCGCAGGGTTTTGCGCAGCGGATGGTCGAGGTGCGCGGCGAAGTGCGCAACACCGGCACGGCGGTGGTGCGTCGCACGCGGCTCTGGGTCACGTTGCGCGATCGCAGCGGAAGGCTGACGGGTTTTCGCCAGGTGAGAAACCTGCCGGTGCTGGCGCCCGATGAGCGCGCGGCCTTCGAGTTGAAGATCGAGCAGCTCGGCGCCGATTTCGCCAGCGTGGGCACGCTCTACCAGACCGAATAG
- a CDS encoding long-chain-fatty-acid--CoA ligase, with protein sequence MPTATPWTSSYPPGMCWDAELALKPVSQFLDDAVARWPDRPCIEFMGRVITYRELGELSDRAAQGFQALGVKPGVHVGLFLPNVPQYPIAFFGVIKAGGVVVNYSPLDAERVLSHKVEDSQTDLLVTLDLAAMYPQMDRILAGSRLQKLIVGNLSDYSGAPGPVRAHLAGAGLLAPVPTDDKHMSFAQLLDNDGEHVERHPLGDLKEEIVVLQYTGGTTGLPKGAMLTHANLGAASAQYVESTRGEPPVLEEGVERFLVVLPLFHIYALSAAMLLGMRLGAALVLHTKFDVDAVFKEIADTKITVFPGVPTMYTAMLSHPKVGETDLRSLKFCGSGGAPLPVEVEQRFFDLTGCHLNEGWGMTETSPSGTFTPARGARKAGSCGMPLPGIRIKLLALDGSGQEVATGEPGELCVKGLNVMKGYWNNPRATAESFTPDGYFKSGDVAKFDADGFLYIVDRTKDMLLCGGFNVYPRVLEEAIYEHPDVAEVCVIGVPDAYRGQSPKAFVVLKAGAAPLALDTLKAFLKDRLGKHEMIGFLEVRSVLPKTAVGKLSKKDLVDEESRKRAEA encoded by the coding sequence ATGCCCACCGCGACTCCCTGGACGAGTTCCTATCCCCCCGGCATGTGCTGGGACGCCGAACTGGCGCTCAAGCCTGTCTCGCAGTTCCTGGATGACGCCGTCGCGCGCTGGCCGGACCGGCCGTGCATCGAGTTCATGGGCCGCGTCATCACCTACCGCGAGCTGGGCGAGCTGAGCGACCGCGCCGCCCAGGGCTTCCAGGCGCTGGGGGTGAAGCCGGGCGTGCACGTCGGCCTCTTCCTGCCGAACGTGCCGCAGTACCCGATCGCGTTCTTCGGTGTCATCAAGGCGGGCGGCGTGGTCGTCAACTATTCGCCGCTCGATGCGGAGCGCGTGCTCTCGCACAAGGTGGAAGACAGCCAGACCGACCTTCTCGTCACGCTCGATCTCGCCGCGATGTACCCGCAGATGGACCGCATCCTGGCCGGCTCGCGGCTGCAGAAACTCATCGTCGGCAACCTGTCCGACTACAGCGGCGCTCCGGGCCCGGTGCGCGCGCACCTCGCAGGCGCGGGCCTGCTGGCGCCGGTGCCGACCGACGACAAACACATGTCCTTTGCCCAACTGCTCGACAACGACGGAGAGCACGTCGAGCGCCATCCGCTCGGCGACCTGAAGGAAGAAATCGTCGTGCTGCAGTACACCGGCGGCACCACCGGCCTGCCCAAGGGCGCGATGCTGACGCACGCGAATCTCGGTGCGGCGAGCGCGCAATACGTCGAATCGACCCGGGGCGAGCCGCCGGTGCTCGAAGAAGGTGTCGAGCGCTTTCTGGTCGTGCTGCCGCTCTTCCATATCTACGCCCTGAGCGCGGCAATGCTGCTCGGCATGCGCCTCGGCGCAGCGCTGGTGCTGCACACGAAGTTCGATGTCGACGCGGTGTTCAAGGAAATCGCGGACACGAAGATCACGGTGTTTCCCGGGGTACCGACCATGTACACGGCGATGCTGTCGCACCCGAAGGTGGGCGAGACCGACCTGCGTTCGCTGAAGTTCTGCGGTTCGGGCGGCGCGCCGCTGCCGGTCGAGGTGGAACAGCGCTTCTTCGACCTGACCGGCTGCCATCTCAACGAAGGCTGGGGCATGACCGAGACCTCGCCGTCGGGCACTTTCACGCCGGCGCGCGGGGCCCGCAAGGCCGGCTCGTGCGGCATGCCGTTGCCGGGCATCCGCATCAAGCTGCTGGCGCTCGACGGCTCCGGCCAGGAGGTCGCGACCGGCGAGCCGGGCGAGCTTTGCGTGAAGGGGCTGAACGTGATGAAGGGCTACTGGAACAACCCGCGGGCCACCGCGGAGTCGTTCACGCCCGACGGCTACTTCAAGAGCGGCGACGTCGCGAAATTCGATGCCGACGGCTTTCTGTACATCGTCGACCGCACCAAGGACATGCTGTTGTGCGGCGGCTTCAACGTCTATCCGCGCGTGCTCGAGGAGGCCATCTACGAACATCCGGACGTGGCCGAGGTCTGCGTGATCGGCGTGCCCGACGCCTACCGTGGGCAGTCGCCGAAAGCCTTCGTGGTGCTGAAGGCCGGTGCCGCGCCGCTCGCCCTCGACACGCTCAAGGCGTTCCTGAAAGACCGCCTGGGCAAGCACGAGATGATCGGCTTCCTCGAAGTGCGCAGCGTGCTGCCGAAGACGGCGGTCGGCAAGCTGTCCAAGAAAGACCTGGTCGACGAGGAGTCGCGCAAACGGGCCGAGGCCTGA
- a CDS encoding NUDIX hydrolase has translation MAERWKPNVTVAAVIEQDGRFLLVEEHTSDGLMLNSPAGHLDPGETPAEGCARETLEETAHHFTPTALIGVYLARSPRKTHGENVTYLRFAFAGMLGAFEPDRELDEGIVRTVWMTVDEVRGSVARHRSPLLLECIEDYLAGQRYPLDLIHTDSSVATLQQR, from the coding sequence ATGGCCGAGCGCTGGAAGCCCAACGTCACGGTGGCTGCGGTCATTGAGCAGGATGGACGCTTCCTGCTCGTCGAAGAGCACACGAGCGACGGACTGATGCTCAACTCGCCGGCGGGCCATCTCGACCCGGGCGAGACGCCGGCCGAGGGCTGCGCCCGCGAGACGCTCGAAGAAACGGCGCACCACTTCACGCCGACTGCGCTGATCGGCGTCTACCTCGCGCGCTCGCCGCGCAAGACGCATGGCGAGAACGTCACCTACCTGCGCTTCGCTTTTGCCGGCATGCTCGGGGCTTTCGAACCCGACCGCGAGCTGGACGAAGGCATCGTCCGCACCGTGTGGATGACGGTCGACGAAGTGCGCGGCAGCGTCGCGCGCCATCGCAGCCCGTTGCTGCTCGAATGCATCGAGGACTATCTGGCCGGCCAGCGCTATCCGCTGGACCTCATCCACACCGATTCCTCGGTGGCAACGCTACAACAACGCTAG
- a CDS encoding DUF4019 domain-containing protein produces the protein MTRTLTKLLVAGALLLNGWHLAAAQDVDPSDMVRGGLQVIQMIDQNKMGELWDGAAPGAKRRVTRVDFTAQVVKVRTPLAAAQQRIWVAINRQVVTDADPDLAGQYVSVEYETRFAGKPNATVRELVSFHYDRDATWRFSGYVIR, from the coding sequence ATGACCCGAACCCTGACCAAACTGCTGGTGGCCGGCGCCCTTTTGCTGAACGGCTGGCACCTCGCCGCGGCGCAGGACGTCGATCCGAGCGACATGGTGCGCGGCGGCTTGCAGGTGATCCAGATGATCGACCAGAACAAGATGGGCGAGCTCTGGGACGGCGCCGCGCCGGGGGCCAAGCGCCGCGTGACGCGGGTCGACTTCACCGCCCAGGTGGTCAAGGTGCGCACGCCGCTCGCCGCGGCACAGCAGCGCATCTGGGTCGCGATCAATCGCCAGGTGGTCACCGATGCCGATCCCGACCTGGCCGGCCAGTACGTGAGCGTCGAATACGAGACCCGCTTTGCCGGCAAGCCGAATGCCACGGTGCGCGAACTGGTCAGCTTCCACTACGACCGCGACGCCACCTGGCGCTTCTCCGGCTACGTGATTCGCTGA
- the mnmA gene encoding tRNA 2-thiouridine(34) synthase MnmA, giving the protein MKKQRIVVGLSGGVDSAVTAHLLKEQGHEVIGIFMKNWEDDDDSEFCSSNIDFIDAASVADVLGIEIEHVNFAADYKDRVFAEFLREYQAGRTPNPDVLCNAEIKFKAFLDHAMRLGAEKIATGHYARVRLNEATQKHELLKGLDPSKDQSYFLHRLNQAQLSKTLFPVGELHKTEVRRIADAIGLPNAKKKDSTGICFIGERPFREFLNRYISKAPGPIKDARGRVIGEHQGLSFYTLGQRQGLGIGGVKERGAQRGGGDHSPWFVARKDIAANTLWVVQGHDHPWLLSHTLEADDTSWVAGDAPAAGGYGAKARYRQADADCALSDGAAGRVRLDFPAAQWAVTPGQSAVLYAGEVCLGGGVIASASAAP; this is encoded by the coding sequence ATGAAAAAGCAGCGCATTGTGGTCGGTCTGAGTGGCGGAGTGGACTCCGCGGTGACGGCGCACCTGCTCAAGGAACAAGGGCACGAGGTCATCGGCATCTTCATGAAGAACTGGGAAGACGACGACGACAGCGAGTTCTGCAGCTCGAACATCGACTTCATCGATGCGGCCAGCGTGGCCGACGTGCTGGGCATCGAGATCGAGCATGTCAACTTCGCAGCCGACTACAAGGACCGCGTCTTCGCCGAATTCCTGCGCGAGTACCAGGCCGGCCGCACGCCGAACCCCGATGTGCTGTGCAACGCCGAGATCAAGTTCAAGGCCTTTCTCGACCACGCGATGCGCCTCGGCGCCGAGAAGATCGCCACCGGCCACTACGCACGCGTGCGGCTCAACGAGGCCACGCAAAAGCACGAGTTGCTCAAGGGCCTGGACCCATCGAAGGACCAGAGCTATTTCCTGCATCGACTGAACCAGGCGCAGTTGTCGAAGACGCTGTTCCCGGTCGGCGAACTGCACAAGACCGAGGTGCGGCGCATCGCCGACGCCATCGGCCTGCCGAATGCGAAAAAGAAGGATTCGACCGGCATCTGCTTCATCGGCGAGCGGCCGTTTCGCGAGTTCCTCAATCGCTACATCAGCAAGGCGCCGGGGCCGATCAAGGACGCGCGCGGCCGCGTCATCGGCGAGCACCAGGGCCTGAGCTTCTACACGCTCGGCCAGCGCCAAGGCCTGGGCATCGGCGGCGTGAAGGAGCGTGGCGCGCAACGCGGCGGCGGCGATCACTCGCCATGGTTCGTCGCGCGCAAGGACATCGCGGCGAACACGCTGTGGGTGGTGCAGGGGCACGACCATCCGTGGCTGCTGTCACACACGCTCGAAGCCGATGACACCAGCTGGGTCGCGGGCGACGCGCCTGCCGCGGGCGGCTACGGCGCCAAGGCGCGCTACCGGCAGGCCGACGCGGACTGCGCGCTGTCCGATGGCGCCGCGGGCCGGGTGCGCCTCGATTTTCCTGCGGCGCAATGGGCCGTGACGCCCGGCCAGTCGGCCGTGCTGTACGCGGGCGAGGTGTGCCTGGGTGGCGGCGTCATCGCCAGTGCCAGCGCCGCACCCTGA
- a CDS encoding CBS domain-containing protein, with the protein MKPVSELLKNRGPALFHISPDATVFEALQVLERHGVGALLVMVDQTLTGVVSERDYTRKVALQGKNSKEVKVAEIMTANVITVSPATRTRACMTLMSQKRIRHLPVVDGDQVVGMISIRDLMDDIIEGHEQTIEQLTSYIQQ; encoded by the coding sequence ATGAAACCCGTCTCCGAATTGCTCAAGAACCGCGGCCCTGCGTTGTTCCACATTTCACCGGATGCCACCGTGTTCGAAGCGCTCCAGGTGCTGGAACGCCATGGCGTCGGCGCGCTGCTCGTGATGGTCGACCAGACGCTGACCGGCGTGGTGTCCGAGCGCGACTACACGCGCAAGGTGGCGCTGCAGGGCAAGAATTCGAAGGAGGTCAAGGTGGCGGAGATCATGACGGCCAACGTGATCACCGTCAGCCCCGCGACCCGCACCCGCGCCTGCATGACGCTCATGAGCCAGAAGCGGATTCGCCACCTGCCGGTGGTCGACGGCGACCAGGTGGTCGGCATGATCTCGATCCGCGACCTGATGGACGACATCATCGAAGGCCACGAGCAGACCATCGAACAGCTCACCAGCTACATCCAACAGTAG
- a CDS encoding chloride channel protein, which yields MNREPDFLQNLRAELSSFRLWVDRAIVLGYAVAAGLFVVGFTMASEWAFALFQSLYGKHPWAVLLWTPALTSAIVWVTRRWFPGASGSGIPQIKAALDPDLPPEKRGLFASLRLTLAKIGLGVAGFLAGLSIGREGPSVQVAAGVMQHAKRWLSPHSTIDTRSLLVAGGAAGIAAAFNAPLAGVVFAIEELSGRLEARSSGVIITGIVLAGLVAVSAFGNLSYFGVIHVTPVGWNLLGPGLLVALASGVAGGIFARLMIASLTGAPQRLNQWRARYPVRFAAAGGLLIAVIGLVSGGVTFGAGSEAVKQMLAGHDELTPLYTLLKFIATWLTAWVGVPGGIFAPSLSIGAGIGDGIAHLAGADLGPALIAMGMAGFLAAVTQAPLTAFIIVMEMVDGHSMVLSLMASAMLASLVSRMISRPLYEALAEHLVGAAMAQTPATKPAADKVHLPPPPP from the coding sequence GTGAACCGCGAACCCGACTTCCTCCAGAACCTGCGCGCCGAACTCTCCAGCTTTCGCCTGTGGGTCGACCGCGCCATCGTGCTGGGCTACGCGGTGGCCGCCGGGCTCTTCGTGGTCGGCTTCACCATGGCCAGCGAATGGGCCTTCGCCCTTTTCCAGTCGCTGTACGGCAAGCATCCTTGGGCGGTGCTGCTCTGGACGCCGGCGCTCACGTCCGCCATCGTCTGGGTCACGCGCCGCTGGTTCCCTGGCGCCTCGGGCTCGGGCATCCCGCAGATCAAGGCGGCGCTCGACCCCGATCTGCCGCCGGAAAAGCGCGGACTCTTCGCGTCGCTTCGCCTTACGCTCGCCAAGATCGGCCTGGGCGTCGCGGGCTTCCTGGCCGGCCTCTCGATCGGCCGCGAAGGCCCTTCCGTGCAGGTGGCCGCCGGCGTGATGCAGCACGCCAAGCGCTGGCTGTCGCCGCACAGCACCATCGACACGCGCTCGCTGCTCGTGGCGGGCGGCGCCGCCGGCATCGCCGCGGCCTTCAACGCGCCGCTGGCGGGCGTGGTCTTCGCCATCGAGGAACTGTCGGGCCGGCTCGAGGCGCGTTCCAGCGGCGTGATCATCACGGGCATCGTGCTGGCCGGCCTGGTGGCGGTCTCGGCCTTCGGCAACCTGAGCTACTTCGGCGTGATCCATGTCACGCCGGTCGGCTGGAACCTGCTCGGCCCCGGGCTGCTGGTGGCACTGGCGAGCGGCGTGGCGGGCGGCATCTTCGCGCGACTGATGATCGCGTCGCTCACCGGCGCGCCGCAGCGGCTGAACCAGTGGCGGGCGCGCTACCCGGTGCGCTTCGCGGCCGCGGGCGGCCTGCTGATCGCCGTCATCGGCCTGGTGAGCGGCGGCGTCACCTTCGGTGCCGGGTCGGAGGCGGTCAAGCAGATGCTGGCCGGCCACGACGAGCTGACGCCGCTCTACACGCTGCTGAAGTTCATCGCGACCTGGCTCACCGCCTGGGTCGGGGTGCCCGGCGGCATCTTCGCGCCGTCGCTGTCGATCGGCGCGGGCATCGGCGACGGCATCGCGCATCTGGCGGGCGCCGACCTCGGCCCGGCGCTCATCGCCATGGGCATGGCCGGCTTCCTGGCGGCGGTGACGCAGGCGCCGCTCACGGCCTTCATCATCGTGATGGAAATGGTCGACGGCCATTCGATGGTGCTCAGCCTGATGGCCAGTGCCATGCTGGCGAGCCTGGTTTCGCGCATGATCAGCCGCCCCTTGTACGAGGCGCTGGCCGAGCACCTGGTGGGTGCCGCCATGGCGCAGACGCCTGCGACAAAGCCTGCTGCCGACAAAGTGCACCTGCCGCCCCCACCGCCCTGA
- a CDS encoding alpha/beta fold hydrolase produces the protein MSTVTTHDGVEIFYKDWGPSDGQPIMFHHGWPLSSDDWDTQMLFFVQQGYRVVAHDRRGHGRSAQVSEGHDMDHYAADAFAVVEALDLRNVFHVGHSTGGGEVARYVAKHGQPSGRAAKAVLVSAVPPLMLKTASNPEGLPMEVFDGFRAGTGGNRAQTFLDVASGPFYGFNRDGAKVSQGVIQNWWRQGMMGSAKAHYDGIKAFSETDQTADLQAITVPTLVMHGDDDQIVPIADAALKSIKLLKNGTLKVYKGFPHGMLTTHADIINPDLLAFFKS, from the coding sequence ATGAGCACAGTCACCACCCACGACGGCGTCGAGATCTTCTACAAGGACTGGGGCCCGAGCGACGGCCAGCCCATCATGTTCCACCACGGCTGGCCGCTCTCGAGCGACGACTGGGACACGCAGATGCTGTTCTTCGTGCAGCAGGGCTATCGGGTGGTGGCGCATGACCGTCGCGGACATGGCCGGTCGGCCCAGGTGAGCGAGGGCCACGACATGGACCACTATGCCGCCGACGCCTTCGCGGTGGTCGAGGCGCTGGACCTGCGCAATGTCTTTCACGTCGGCCATTCGACTGGCGGTGGCGAAGTGGCACGCTATGTCGCCAAGCACGGTCAACCGAGCGGGCGCGCCGCCAAGGCCGTGCTGGTGAGCGCCGTGCCGCCGCTGATGCTCAAGACCGCCAGCAATCCCGAAGGCCTGCCGATGGAGGTGTTCGACGGCTTCCGTGCTGGCACCGGCGGCAATCGGGCGCAGACATTCCTCGATGTGGCCTCGGGCCCTTTCTATGGCTTCAATCGCGACGGTGCCAAGGTGTCCCAGGGCGTCATCCAGAACTGGTGGCGGCAGGGAATGATGGGCAGCGCCAAGGCGCACTACGACGGGATCAAGGCGTTTTCGGAGACCGACCAGACGGCCGACCTGCAGGCGATCACGGTGCCGACGCTCGTCATGCACGGCGATGACGACCAGATCGTGCCGATCGCGGATGCCGCCCTGAAGTCGATCAAGCTGCTGAAGAACGGCACGCTCAAGGTCTACAAGGGCTTCCCGCACGGCATGCTGACCACGCACGCCGACATCATCAACCCCGACCTGCTCGCGTTCTTCAAGAGCTGA